The Sediminispirochaeta smaragdinae DSM 11293 genome has a segment encoding these proteins:
- a CDS encoding patatin-like phospholipase family protein, whose protein sequence is MIRRNTIPIENYAWTEKDAGTYFCSFFSVFGHIVLLIFLLLAPLAYVQAEEARTDDEPRIALVLQGGGALGIAHIGVIKIIEELGIPIDIVVGTSMGSIIGGLYSIGYTSADLESLVHDTNWLNLFFDNAYAFNEPIWERMDKSRYFSSFIFDRNGIKLPNSLLSDHKILSYFDILTLSESTPSNFDSFPRQFRAVAADVATGERVVLSSGSLPDAMRASMGIPGIFAPYYVDGRYLIDGGIVDNLPIDVARELGADFIIAIQLSGTSQFSDEEINRSPFAAVSSSIDILIYQNIRHQLDAADYVLHIDLDGYQAGDFLKSEEILTIGEETARSHLSDFLGVKQKILDMGRREEEGIVEKPSLAPVDLITVKGGDEGTRVKVHDQLRDLVDQNLETQSLLNFLSNLNNRGNYQSLRLSRFIQEDGRSALNLRLGEQEKKENQIMIGYSSASTYSDSINSKDIISAAFVFRGLFTSNSKFTVGFDMNAQPGLSVSFLQPLGQAFYLNLGYSASTENNIYLSNSLDQYSFQFRRSSSRLEIGFAPSPYYDFIVGYRHDTTDIEEDSEMTTVPMLTGEFNILTLDSFIFPQSGIYFNAIFNYVIPNIEESHEAKIFETSGSVVIPCFIDPVSFELEWQGGTDFSIDGDDTAVAPSGFKPSLRNRRMFPGEMYAAERTGSYVAGMSVMGKYHINWRSKDLGVPIFALLHGAMGYTFQNRDDIRHAEDYRYWNADWGMGIRLNDAFGIMLRVGMSGGFVDDATKGFVAVDIGSFGVR, encoded by the coding sequence GTGATCCGTCGAAACACTATACCTATCGAGAATTATGCATGGACAGAAAAAGATGCAGGTACATACTTCTGTTCATTTTTTTCTGTCTTCGGACATATCGTCCTCTTGATTTTTCTACTCCTGGCACCCCTTGCATACGTTCAGGCTGAAGAAGCAAGGACAGACGATGAACCGCGCATAGCATTAGTGCTCCAAGGCGGCGGAGCTCTTGGAATCGCTCACATCGGTGTCATCAAGATTATAGAAGAACTGGGAATTCCCATCGATATTGTGGTTGGGACAAGTATGGGATCCATAATCGGCGGGCTCTATTCTATAGGATATACCTCAGCAGATCTTGAGTCCCTTGTCCATGATACAAATTGGTTGAATCTCTTTTTTGACAATGCATATGCTTTCAACGAACCTATATGGGAACGAATGGATAAATCCAGATACTTTTCTTCTTTCATTTTTGACCGAAACGGAATAAAACTTCCCAACAGCCTGTTATCCGATCATAAAATTCTGTCATATTTCGACATCCTGACACTTTCAGAGTCGACACCAAGTAATTTTGATTCCTTTCCCCGGCAATTCCGGGCCGTCGCCGCAGATGTTGCGACTGGAGAACGGGTCGTCTTGAGCAGTGGTTCCCTTCCCGATGCAATGCGAGCGAGTATGGGAATTCCAGGTATCTTTGCTCCCTATTATGTGGATGGGCGTTATCTGATTGATGGCGGTATCGTTGATAATCTGCCGATCGATGTTGCCAGGGAGCTGGGCGCCGATTTTATTATTGCAATCCAGTTATCAGGAACCTCTCAATTTTCGGATGAAGAGATCAACCGTTCTCCCTTTGCCGCTGTATCAAGCTCCATCGATATTCTGATCTACCAAAATATTCGGCATCAGCTTGATGCAGCAGATTATGTTCTCCATATCGATCTCGATGGCTATCAGGCCGGAGACTTTCTTAAGAGTGAAGAAATTCTCACCATTGGGGAAGAAACCGCGAGATCTCATCTATCGGATTTCTTAGGTGTTAAACAGAAAATACTTGATATGGGTAGGAGAGAAGAGGAAGGCATAGTAGAAAAACCATCTCTTGCACCTGTGGATTTAATAACCGTTAAGGGAGGAGACGAAGGTACTCGTGTGAAAGTACATGATCAACTTCGCGATTTGGTGGATCAAAACCTTGAAACTCAGTCATTACTGAATTTTCTTTCCAATCTCAACAATAGGGGGAATTATCAGTCGCTTCGCCTGTCCCGTTTCATTCAGGAGGATGGGAGATCTGCACTGAACCTTAGACTGGGGGAACAGGAGAAAAAAGAAAATCAAATCATGATAGGTTACTCCTCCGCATCGACCTACAGCGATTCAATAAACAGCAAAGACATCATTTCAGCCGCCTTTGTATTCAGGGGGCTCTTTACATCAAATTCGAAATTTACCGTTGGTTTCGACATGAATGCCCAGCCAGGACTTTCCGTATCATTTTTGCAGCCTCTTGGTCAGGCTTTTTATCTGAATCTTGGATATTCGGCAAGTACGGAAAACAATATATATCTCTCGAATAGCCTGGATCAATACTCTTTTCAGTTTAGGAGATCCAGCTCTCGGTTGGAGATCGGTTTTGCCCCTTCGCCGTACTATGACTTCATCGTCGGTTACCGGCATGACACAACCGATATCGAAGAAGACTCCGAGATGACGACGGTGCCTATGCTGACTGGTGAGTTTAACATCCTAACCTTGGATTCGTTTATCTTCCCACAAAGCGGGATATATTTTAACGCAATATTCAACTATGTGATCCCCAACATTGAAGAATCGCACGAAGCCAAGATTTTCGAAACCTCCGGATCTGTGGTTATTCCATGTTTCATTGATCCCGTATCATTTGAGCTGGAATGGCAAGGCGGAACTGATTTTTCTATAGACGGCGATGATACGGCAGTCGCACCGTCAGGGTTCAAGCCAAGTCTCCGCAACCGAAGGATGTTTCCGGGGGAGATGTATGCAGCCGAGCGTACTGGAAGTTATGTAGCTGGCATGAGCGTAATGGGAAAATATCATATTAATTGGAGAAGCAAGGATTTGGGTGTACCGATTTTTGCCTTGCTTCATGGGGCAATGGGTTACACATTCCAAAATCGTGATGATATTCGCCATGCCGAGGATTATCGGTACTGGAATGCAGATTGGGGAATGGGAATACGTTTGAACGATGCATTCGGCATCATGTTGAGAGTTGGTATGTCAGGAGGATTTGTGGATGACGCAACCAAGGGTTTTGTTGCTGTGGATATAGGCTCTTTTGGGGTAAGATAG
- a CDS encoding HAMP domain-containing sensor histidine kinase → MTIKTQYRIMLSSTVLITILITLMFILMKGYSEKQFENRSEETLREYQKAMSEGRLDQFKVDETFMEDIGVNSVVINDEGKIIFSTIPSLVQDDDFFTSIKSFLSKDSPGFRYSIGMISRYMRDFDDDFLFFIREREKQDILSFLGSAKYYILSAFFVLLLLIVIIYSSIIRSIVMSIVKLDNETRNISPFRLDKKITVTGSEEIQSLAHSFNLMRSSIRTANIRRSQFIMGLSHDFKTPLALIKGYAEVMKSGQQGINTGEKNYIEIITSKVDQLEGMMDDLLDFISIDTDARNFSFSKVNLLKWLSYFISRSKSDAQLLGKTITGDIHIEEKKVLSMNDKLVERALDNIVHNALRYTGKNGVVTIIAYEASKDICIAIADNGPGISEEDIPFIFDSFYRGSPSRRTQGMGLGLAVVKSIIDLHGWSISIDSKVGHGTTFQIMIPH, encoded by the coding sequence ATGACAATTAAAACCCAATATCGGATCATGTTGTCGAGCACAGTGCTCATAACCATTCTTATCACATTAATGTTTATTCTTATGAAAGGATATTCAGAAAAACAATTTGAAAACAGAAGTGAAGAGACGTTGCGCGAATATCAGAAAGCCATGAGTGAAGGTCGACTAGATCAGTTTAAAGTCGATGAAACCTTTATGGAAGATATTGGAGTTAATTCTGTTGTGATCAATGATGAAGGCAAGATCATCTTTTCGACAATTCCCTCACTTGTTCAAGATGATGATTTCTTTACAAGTATTAAATCCTTTCTCTCAAAAGATAGCCCGGGGTTTCGCTATTCAATTGGAATGATATCACGCTATATGAGAGACTTTGATGACGACTTTTTATTTTTTATCAGGGAGCGAGAAAAACAAGACATACTTTCTTTCCTCGGGAGCGCTAAATATTATATCCTATCGGCCTTCTTTGTATTATTACTTCTTATCGTTATTATTTACTCCTCCATCATTCGTTCTATCGTGATGTCTATCGTCAAACTTGACAATGAAACGAGGAATATATCTCCTTTCCGCCTGGACAAGAAAATCACTGTTACCGGAAGTGAAGAAATTCAGTCACTGGCCCATTCTTTTAATCTTATGCGCTCCTCGATAAGAACCGCAAATATTCGACGTTCGCAGTTTATAATGGGCCTGTCGCATGATTTTAAGACTCCCTTAGCTCTCATAAAAGGTTATGCGGAAGTTATGAAAAGCGGTCAACAAGGTATTAATACCGGAGAAAAAAATTATATCGAAATAATTACTTCGAAGGTTGATCAGCTAGAGGGAATGATGGACGATTTATTGGACTTCATCTCCATTGATACCGATGCTCGGAATTTCAGTTTTAGCAAAGTAAATTTATTGAAGTGGTTATCATATTTTATCAGCCGATCAAAATCCGATGCACAATTATTAGGGAAAACAATAACGGGCGACATACATATCGAAGAAAAAAAAGTTTTGTCGATGAATGACAAACTTGTGGAACGGGCATTAGATAATATTGTGCACAATGCTTTGCGATATACGGGAAAAAATGGCGTAGTGACAATTATTGCCTATGAAGCGTCGAAGGATATCTGTATTGCCATAGCAGACAACGGCCCCGGGATATCAGAGGAAGATATTCCTTTCATTTTTGATTCTTTTTATCGTGGTTCACCATCAAGACGGACACAAGGTATGGGCTTGGGGCTTGCTGTAGTTAAAAGCATCATTGATTTACATGGCTGGTCTATAAGCATCGATTCGAAAGTTGGACATGGTACGACTTTTCAAATTATGATCCCACATTGA
- a CDS encoding response regulator transcription factor, giving the protein MTIEDNNEMAALISIFLRNEGFHTLDFGTAEEGLDYLKKNNVDIILVDINLPGMDGFMFISHARKLTSVPILIITARRSDTDAVAGLGFGADDFITKPFSSEVLVARIRAFLRRAEGLENNNEKIITFGPFEFFPDDFVLKKDGDPIPLSNLECRLLAYLINRAGKYAKPEVIHKDVWKNEFGDLTVVAVYIQRLRRKIEDDPSSPIYLKTSFGRGYGFCFPDAEKS; this is encoded by the coding sequence ATGACAATAGAAGATAACAATGAGATGGCGGCTCTCATTAGCATCTTTTTAAGAAATGAAGGCTTTCATACTCTTGACTTCGGAACAGCTGAAGAGGGATTGGATTATCTTAAAAAAAATAACGTTGATATAATCCTCGTAGATATAAACTTACCTGGCATGGATGGTTTCATGTTCATCAGCCATGCAAGAAAACTGACAAGTGTTCCGATACTGATTATCACGGCAAGGAGAAGCGACACCGATGCCGTTGCAGGCTTGGGCTTTGGAGCGGATGATTTCATCACAAAACCATTTTCCTCCGAAGTTTTGGTTGCCAGAATTCGGGCATTCTTGCGACGTGCCGAAGGGCTGGAAAATAACAACGAAAAGATAATTACGTTTGGCCCTTTTGAGTTCTTTCCTGACGATTTTGTACTTAAAAAGGACGGAGATCCCATCCCTTTGTCAAACCTGGAATGCAGACTTCTTGCTTATCTTATAAACAGGGCTGGTAAATACGCAAAGCCGGAAGTTATTCATAAAGATGTATGGAAAAACGAATTCGGAGACTTGACGGTCGTAGCCGTATACATTCAAAGACTCAGAAGGAAGATAGAAGATGATCCATCTTCACCCATCTATCTAAAAACCTCCTTCGGGAGAGGATATGGTTTTTGTTTTCCTGACGCTGAAAAGAGTTAA
- a CDS encoding POTRA domain-containing protein produces MKPLYELKALHKNMQTKKLYLFLLLGFFSSGSLWPLDNVNKTQAATESDTIVKITFKGLKRTKEETIQDITEIDIGQGIDTINIKGIEQKLMGTGLFSDVSASINHLTNAEYELVIIVSEKLTLVPVPFLYFSDSSIVVGGMLFDSNLFGKAKNFVTGGLYSETEKTAFINFIDPHYWGRTLIVGLSGFVSTDDNKEFTYVDDDSFADYDSIEASGGISLSYRRNQSFIPTIDVTTAYYHAANFDDIPGVEDELFMISPGASITFHNMKHGGSSPKGFSVSIAYHHGFSIVGSEAYDSIAMHTNWSTALLDDKTFQLGLSGEYSDRSLQVMDNLSEKGRGYRILPQNVYASKYTAGYGAYSIPIIKAAWGILETNFLYEFGFLETGMKGDSQSEYYHGPGYSFNLYLNKVAIPALGICFAYNIRTETPVMSFSLGFSM; encoded by the coding sequence ATGAAACCGCTCTATGAGCTCAAAGCATTACACAAAAATATGCAAACCAAGAAGCTGTACCTCTTTCTTCTCCTTGGTTTTTTTTCTTCCGGCAGCCTCTGGCCGCTCGATAATGTCAATAAAACTCAAGCAGCAACAGAATCGGATACCATTGTAAAGATAACGTTTAAAGGGCTGAAGCGGACAAAGGAAGAAACGATACAAGACATTACCGAAATCGACATCGGACAAGGAATTGATACGATCAATATCAAGGGAATAGAGCAAAAACTCATGGGGACCGGTTTATTCAGTGATGTCTCGGCTTCAATTAATCACTTAACCAATGCTGAATATGAATTAGTTATCATAGTTTCGGAAAAGCTGACACTTGTGCCTGTGCCTTTCCTTTACTTTTCCGATTCTTCAATAGTCGTGGGTGGGATGCTTTTTGATTCAAATCTCTTTGGCAAAGCGAAGAATTTTGTCACAGGCGGCTTATATTCCGAAACAGAGAAAACGGCATTTATCAATTTCATCGATCCTCATTATTGGGGCAGGACTCTTATTGTAGGCTTATCAGGGTTTGTTTCAACCGACGATAATAAAGAGTTCACCTATGTGGATGATGACTCATTTGCAGACTACGACAGCATAGAAGCAAGCGGCGGTATCTCGCTCTCTTACAGAAGGAATCAAAGCTTTATACCGACAATTGATGTGACAACAGCATATTATCATGCCGCTAATTTCGATGATATTCCCGGAGTGGAAGACGAACTTTTCATGATATCTCCAGGGGCAAGTATTACCTTTCACAACATGAAACATGGCGGCAGTAGCCCCAAAGGATTTTCAGTTTCTATTGCCTATCATCACGGTTTTTCCATTGTTGGTTCCGAAGCGTATGATTCGATAGCAATGCATACGAACTGGTCAACCGCTCTCTTAGACGACAAAACATTTCAATTAGGCTTATCTGGTGAATATAGTGATCGTTCGTTGCAAGTGATGGATAATTTGTCAGAAAAAGGGAGAGGGTATCGAATACTGCCGCAGAATGTGTATGCTTCAAAATATACAGCCGGTTATGGTGCATACAGTATACCTATTATAAAGGCTGCGTGGGGTATTCTTGAAACGAATTTTCTTTATGAGTTTGGTTTTCTTGAGACAGGCATGAAAGGAGACTCTCAATCAGAATATTATCATGGCCCCGGTTATTCGTTTAATCTTTATTTGAACAAGGTTGCTATTCCAGCCCTTGGTATCTGTTTCGCATATAACATCCGAACGGAAACCCCTGTAATGAGTTTTTCGCTCGGATTTTCGATGTAA
- a CDS encoding efflux RND transporter periplasmic adaptor subunit has product MNISTLKITALLLSLVVFFSSCTGKDDATEAQESMESIQKQNGIPVRIRTIEPEVFSVYRKYPTTLRALSESTAYSLLNDVVREIKFEVGDHVSRDQIVLSFSRDNASFLQAEANFKNAETTYKRSSALFENAGLSKQEFDNVRTQYEVARAAYKSAADMVDVKAPISGYISSIDVRQTENVSQGTALFTVTASNGFEARLYATTDEVSDIHVGTRARIQEGASTIEGSVTQVPLIMDSSRQAFPVVVNFPGVVTGLVSGMSSDVALETYRNEEAVVVSRTDLVRINGGWGVFIVQDGQAELQPVETGKENGLEIEVVSGLLPGDAMISEVRDGLSSGDKVLVVPGLSD; this is encoded by the coding sequence ATGAATATTTCTACATTAAAAATAACAGCACTTTTGCTTTCACTCGTTGTTTTCTTTAGCTCGTGCACGGGAAAAGATGATGCAACCGAAGCTCAGGAAAGCATGGAAAGTATACAGAAGCAGAACGGGATTCCCGTCAGGATACGAACGATCGAACCTGAGGTGTTTTCGGTATATCGCAAATATCCGACGACCCTTCGGGCGCTGTCCGAGTCAACGGCCTACTCTCTGCTGAACGATGTCGTAAGAGAGATCAAGTTTGAAGTCGGAGATCATGTTAGCCGTGATCAGATCGTCCTTTCTTTTTCCCGGGATAATGCTTCGTTTTTGCAGGCCGAGGCCAATTTTAAGAATGCCGAGACAACGTATAAGCGAAGTTCCGCTCTCTTTGAAAACGCCGGACTGTCAAAACAGGAATTCGATAACGTACGAACCCAATACGAGGTTGCACGTGCCGCATACAAATCCGCAGCCGATATGGTGGATGTAAAGGCTCCGATAAGCGGTTACATATCGAGTATTGATGTCCGGCAGACAGAGAACGTTAGTCAGGGGACGGCGCTTTTTACCGTTACCGCTTCCAACGGCTTTGAGGCTCGGCTTTATGCCACTACGGACGAAGTGTCTGATATTCATGTAGGCACTCGGGCTCGTATCCAAGAGGGAGCATCGACCATAGAAGGCAGTGTGACCCAGGTCCCCCTCATCATGGATAGCAGCAGGCAGGCTTTCCCCGTTGTGGTGAATTTCCCCGGTGTCGTGACAGGCCTGGTAAGCGGGATGAGCAGTGATGTCGCTTTAGAGACCTACCGCAATGAAGAAGCTGTCGTCGTCTCACGAACCGATCTGGTAAGAATCAATGGTGGATGGGGAGTCTTTATTGTACAGGATGGTCAGGCCGAACTCCAGCCGGTAGAGACAGGTAAGGAGAACGGACTGGAAATCGAAGTCGTTTCAGGACTCTTACCGGGTGATGCCATGATTTCGGAAGTAAGAGACGGCCTGAGCTCGGGTGACAAGGTTTTAGTTGTTCCGGGCCTTTCTGATTAG
- a CDS encoding efflux RND transporter permease subunit: MHIVDISIKRPVLTITLIAAFIVFGILAYLRISVSLFPDIKAPYVTIQTVYPGASPQVIESQITERIEDQISAIADLESITSYSMDSVSLVTVEFTYGKDENLALQEVKDKVEVIISELPDDAERPAISKVDIASSMPVMNIVLEGDMTPTELYTYASTTGSSGLAQVSGVGSVEVSGGQEREIHVELDRTATFSRSIPLTQIVSMLAAANVELPGGSLKMNKEDFPVRFKGEFNELDAIRDLDVESGVGTFKLRQLADVVDSHAEVKERTVLFDKKDNIRNDNALLIQIIKNPTANTIDVVDGVMKRIKSLEAESDGRVSFKVVKEDASFVRDTVNDTLSNVYLGILFTGLVLLIFLHDLRSMLIVAISMPFSIISTFLIMHAMGISLNILSLMGLSSATGTLVANSVVVLENIFRYKELGHNRVESASRGTKEVMMAVFASTLTNIAVFVPLANMSGVMGATLSNFAYTIVIATLFSIFVSFTLTPLMASRILPEKIKKDGRIGNFLEKFFTSWERFYAATLRGILKNRFRSALVVVATIALFMLALSKGSGVNFELMPTTDGGKIGINVELPQGSELESTAATLKAIEDRLAQYPEVETLLTTLGSTGSRDQDVNLARMEVFLNPKSERSASNSAIAARAIRDLADIPGAEIRISPISEISVDAAGTPIDLYLRGSDTDTLLNLAERMREAITQVPGTMNTMLSSKQGKTEIIFEPDRKRIAADGLTVQSVAMSLRMAVDGYVATTYKTGGEEYDVRVMLKDSELLDIEDLKNIPVVSAGGVKPLSRYADIYFSNGYNQIMRTDKVRTIEISAGLLPGYSQGAVLNQVMAAVGAIDLPAGYSIKAAGTSESLNDTVTDLVTVFFIAIILTYMLLSAILESFVQPLFILATVPLSIIGIIGASLATGAVLNFVAMLGVIMLIGIVVNNAILILDYYNQLKRSGKSSHDALIEACPTKLKPILMSNIAIILGMLPMALGIGASGAEMRQPMGIVIIGGIISSTLMTLWVIPSLELLLSRHHLKSKRVKE, translated from the coding sequence ATGCATATTGTTGATATTTCCATAAAACGGCCGGTTCTTACCATTACGTTAATTGCGGCCTTCATAGTATTTGGGATCCTTGCATACCTGCGTATTTCTGTTAGCCTTTTTCCCGATATTAAGGCTCCGTATGTCACGATCCAGACGGTGTACCCAGGGGCCAGTCCCCAGGTCATTGAGTCCCAGATTACCGAGCGTATCGAAGATCAGATTTCCGCTATTGCCGATCTGGAATCGATTACCTCCTATTCGATGGACAGCGTGTCCCTTGTGACCGTTGAATTTACCTATGGCAAGGACGAAAATCTTGCTCTCCAGGAAGTAAAAGACAAGGTGGAAGTCATTATCTCCGAGCTTCCCGACGATGCCGAACGCCCGGCTATCTCAAAGGTCGATATTGCGTCTTCGATGCCGGTTATGAACATCGTTCTTGAAGGAGATATGACGCCGACAGAGCTCTATACCTACGCCAGTACCACGGGTTCTTCCGGTTTGGCACAGGTAAGCGGTGTTGGTAGTGTAGAAGTATCCGGTGGACAGGAGCGTGAAATACATGTCGAGCTTGATCGGACAGCGACCTTTTCCCGTTCGATACCCTTGACGCAGATTGTATCGATGCTTGCTGCTGCAAATGTGGAACTTCCCGGTGGCAGCTTGAAGATGAATAAGGAGGATTTCCCTGTCCGCTTCAAGGGAGAGTTCAACGAACTTGACGCTATCCGTGATCTTGATGTCGAATCAGGAGTAGGAACATTCAAGCTTCGCCAGCTTGCAGACGTTGTTGATTCCCATGCCGAAGTAAAGGAGCGAACCGTTCTTTTTGATAAAAAGGACAATATTCGAAACGATAATGCGCTGCTCATCCAGATCATAAAAAACCCGACGGCAAACACGATCGATGTCGTTGACGGAGTCATGAAACGGATAAAGAGTCTGGAGGCTGAATCCGACGGCAGGGTTTCCTTTAAGGTTGTCAAGGAAGATGCAAGTTTTGTCCGTGATACGGTAAACGACACACTGAGCAATGTATACCTCGGCATACTTTTTACCGGTTTGGTTCTGCTCATCTTTCTCCACGATCTGCGATCGATGTTAATCGTCGCCATTTCCATGCCCTTTTCGATCATATCGACGTTTCTCATCATGCATGCAATGGGCATCAGCCTTAATATTCTCTCCCTCATGGGCTTATCCAGTGCTACCGGTACCCTGGTTGCCAATTCGGTTGTAGTTCTGGAGAATATATTTCGTTATAAAGAATTAGGTCATAACCGTGTTGAGTCCGCATCCCGCGGAACCAAGGAAGTTATGATGGCGGTCTTTGCTTCCACCCTCACAAATATCGCGGTATTTGTTCCACTGGCAAACATGTCGGGGGTCATGGGAGCAACCTTGTCCAATTTTGCATACACTATTGTCATCGCCACATTATTTTCAATCTTCGTTTCTTTTACGCTGACTCCTCTCATGGCCTCCCGAATACTGCCGGAAAAGATAAAAAAAGACGGACGCATCGGAAACTTTCTTGAAAAATTCTTTACGAGCTGGGAACGTTTTTACGCCGCAACGCTGAGGGGGATTCTAAAAAATCGTTTTCGCAGCGCACTTGTCGTTGTAGCAACCATCGCTCTTTTCATGTTGGCCCTATCCAAAGGCTCAGGGGTTAATTTCGAGCTCATGCCGACAACCGACGGAGGTAAAATCGGTATCAACGTTGAATTACCGCAGGGAAGCGAGTTGGAAAGCACGGCGGCAACCCTGAAGGCCATAGAAGATCGGCTTGCCCAATATCCTGAAGTTGAAACCCTTCTGACAACACTGGGGAGCACGGGATCGCGCGATCAGGACGTAAACCTGGCAAGGATGGAAGTATTCCTTAACCCGAAATCGGAACGGAGTGCAAGTAACTCGGCAATTGCGGCCCGCGCTATACGGGACCTTGCGGACATTCCCGGGGCGGAAATCCGGATCTCCCCGATATCCGAGATTTCCGTAGATGCCGCAGGTACCCCTATAGATCTCTATCTTCGCGGTAGCGATACCGATACGCTGCTTAATCTTGCAGAAAGAATGAGAGAGGCAATCACCCAGGTACCGGGGACGATGAATACCATGCTGAGCTCAAAACAGGGAAAGACGGAAATCATCTTTGAGCCCGACCGCAAGCGTATCGCCGCCGATGGACTTACGGTACAGTCCGTTGCCATGTCCCTCCGTATGGCAGTAGATGGCTATGTTGCCACTACCTACAAAACAGGCGGGGAAGAATACGATGTGCGTGTCATGCTCAAAGACTCGGAGCTCCTCGATATCGAAGATCTGAAAAACATTCCGGTTGTAAGCGCAGGCGGGGTAAAACCCCTTTCACGCTATGCGGACATTTATTTTTCAAACGGATACAACCAAATCATGAGAACCGACAAGGTCCGCACGATAGAGATTTCCGCCGGGCTTCTGCCTGGATATTCTCAGGGAGCTGTTCTGAATCAAGTTATGGCTGCTGTTGGAGCAATCGACCTTCCTGCCGGATATTCCATCAAGGCGGCTGGAACATCTGAAAGCCTCAACGATACGGTAACCGATCTTGTTACCGTCTTCTTCATCGCAATCATTCTGACCTATATGCTTCTTTCCGCCATTCTTGAAAGTTTTGTACAGCCATTGTTTATTCTTGCAACGGTTCCCCTTTCTATTATCGGAATCATCGGTGCAAGTCTCGCGACCGGTGCAGTGTTAAACTTTGTCGCCATGCTCGGCGTTATCATGCTGATCGGTATCGTGGTTAATAATGCCATCCTTATTCTCGATTATTACAACCAGCTTAAACGGAGTGGCAAAAGTTCCCATGATGCCCTGATCGAGGCCTGTCCGACGAAGCTCAAACCTATTCTGATGAGTAACATAGCTATCATTCTTGGAATGCTTCCCATGGCACTCGGTATCGGAGCATCTGGTGCAGAAATGCGTCAGCCCATGGGTATCGTCATTATCGGCGGTATCATTTCCTCTACGTTGATGACCCTCTGGGTTATCCCCTCCCTGGAATTGTTGCTCAGTCGTCATCATCTGAAATCAAAGAGGGTAAAGGAGTGA